A DNA window from Theobroma cacao cultivar B97-61/B2 chromosome 5, Criollo_cocoa_genome_V2, whole genome shotgun sequence contains the following coding sequences:
- the LOC18597885 gene encoding uncharacterized protein LOC18597885 has product MPMDIQAGIGSLTSHGFWRTSQKSTSPYPCSSFKIFCSKKGSRQPQENGDNRGDKFSTDWDKAWTNFRKQSKKSIFSRFFPDKYVTWNPRQSNYPLSEEVDPIKRTERSNLMLWTSPGFTLVGATIIVAFLLLYTILAPVK; this is encoded by the exons ATGCCAATGGATATTCAAGCTGGAATCGGGAGCTTAACATCTCACGGCTTTTGGAGAACATCACAGAAATCCACATCTCCATATCCTTGttcttctttcaaaattttctgctCCAAAAAAGGCTCTCGGCAACCTCAAGAAAACGGTGATAACAGGG GTGATAAATTCTCAACTGATTGGGATAAGGCATGGACAAATTTCAGGAAGCAAAGCAAAAAGTCCATCTTCTCAAGGTTCTTTCCTGACAAGTATGTTACCTGGAATCCTAGACAATCAAACTATCCTTTGTCTGAGGAGGTTGATCCCATCAAGAGAACAGAGAGGTCAAACCTCATGTTATGGACCAGTCCAGGATTTACTTTAGTAGGGGCCACTATAATAGTCGCATTCCTTTTGCTATATACAATTCTTGCACCAGTTAAGTGA